A single region of the Sphingobium sp. TKS genome encodes:
- a CDS encoding IS1380-like element IS1247 family transposase — MDHPEGAGLQRADRVDFDPRVRLEFRGTQLSSDGGLLVMRELDDALGLSDLASAALRDTRSGKNTVHRLDGLFRQSVFGRLAGYEDVNDANRLACDPVMRQVVGGRAVDAQAASASQMGRFETETLALAGNRAALADLNGQWIDRFHDRNGLKYIVLDMDSSVSPTHGDQEGSAWNGHFDCSCYHPNFLFNQFGMLERCALRHGNVHSADGWRDVLDPVIARYAERDLGGRFFRADAAYAIPAIYERLEEARFFYAIRLPANAVLKDKIAHRLTRPVGRPSLTKVKRFFEEFEYQAASWDKERRVIAKIEWHPGELFPRVGFIVTNLPMEPDWVVRFYNQRGTAEQHIKEGKYAFRWTRLSCRKFRDNEVRLQLHALAYNLATFLRCIELPEAMADWSLTSLQLKLIKIGARVVRHARTITFQLAEVAVTGTMVRAILAAIRRLRAPPLCA, encoded by the coding sequence ATGGATCACCCAGAGGGTGCGGGCTTGCAACGGGCAGATCGGGTGGATTTCGACCCTCGCGTGCGGCTGGAATTTCGCGGCACGCAGCTCAGTTCCGACGGCGGCCTTCTGGTGATGCGCGAGCTTGATGACGCGCTCGGGTTGTCCGATTTGGCGTCAGCGGCGCTGCGCGATACTCGCTCTGGCAAGAACACGGTCCATCGGCTCGACGGCCTGTTCCGGCAATCAGTCTTTGGGCGGCTGGCCGGATACGAGGATGTCAACGACGCCAACCGTCTCGCCTGCGATCCGGTCATGCGCCAAGTTGTCGGCGGCAGAGCGGTCGATGCACAAGCGGCCTCGGCATCGCAGATGGGACGGTTCGAGACCGAGACGCTGGCTCTGGCCGGGAACCGTGCCGCGCTGGCCGACCTGAACGGGCAATGGATCGACCGGTTCCATGACCGTAACGGGCTGAAGTACATCGTTCTGGACATGGACAGCTCGGTCAGCCCGACCCATGGCGACCAGGAAGGGTCCGCCTGGAATGGCCATTTCGACTGTAGCTGCTATCACCCCAACTTTCTGTTCAACCAGTTCGGGATGCTGGAACGCTGCGCCCTGCGCCATGGCAACGTCCACAGCGCCGATGGCTGGCGTGATGTTCTCGACCCCGTCATTGCGCGCTACGCGGAGCGCGACCTTGGTGGCAGGTTCTTCCGGGCCGATGCTGCCTACGCGATCCCGGCGATCTATGAGCGATTGGAAGAAGCGCGGTTCTTCTACGCCATCCGGCTGCCCGCAAACGCGGTCCTCAAGGACAAGATCGCGCATCGGCTAACGCGCCCTGTCGGGCGGCCGTCACTGACCAAGGTCAAGCGGTTCTTCGAGGAATTCGAGTATCAGGCGGCGTCCTGGGACAAGGAACGCCGGGTGATCGCCAAGATCGAATGGCATCCGGGCGAACTGTTCCCGCGTGTCGGCTTCATCGTCACCAACCTGCCGATGGAGCCGGACTGGGTGGTGCGGTTCTACAACCAGCGCGGCACCGCCGAGCAGCACATCAAAGAGGGCAAATACGCCTTTCGCTGGACGCGGCTGTCGTGCCGGAAGTTCCGCGACAATGAGGTGCGGCTGCAACTGCACGCCCTGGCGTACAACCTGGCCACCTTCTTGCGCTGCATCGAGCTGCCCGAGGCCATGGCCGACTGGTCGTTGACCAGCCTGCAACTGAAGCTGATCAAGATCGGGGCACGTGTGGTCCGTCACGCCCGCACCATCACCTTCCAGCTGGCCGAGGTCGCTGTCACCGGCACGATGGTACGCGCCATCCTCGCCGCTATCCGCCGATTGCGAGCGCCACCGCTATGCGCATGA
- a CDS encoding MarR family winged helix-turn-helix transcriptional regulator, translated as MAIREKHDGQLAGRMDVRVWLRLLSCSTIIEKRLRRRFADQYDTTLPRFDVLATLERHAGGVTMGELSRALLVSNGNVTALVRQLEGQGLVSTRSPDDDRRSSIVALTEQGRAHFAELAAAHHGWIKAMFAGVSGADLRTLYGLLATLKASIADEAIEDAEAAGAGGRERE; from the coding sequence ATGGCGATCCGCGAGAAGCATGACGGGCAGCTGGCCGGGCGGATGGACGTGCGCGTCTGGCTGCGGCTGCTGAGCTGCTCGACGATCATCGAGAAGAGGCTGCGGCGCCGCTTCGCCGACCAGTATGACACGACGCTGCCGCGCTTCGACGTGCTGGCGACGCTGGAGCGCCATGCCGGCGGCGTGACGATGGGCGAGCTTTCGCGCGCGCTGCTGGTTTCCAACGGCAACGTCACCGCGCTGGTGCGGCAGCTGGAGGGGCAGGGGCTGGTCTCGACGCGATCGCCGGACGACGACCGCCGCTCCTCGATCGTGGCGCTGACCGAGCAGGGCCGCGCGCATTTCGCCGAGCTGGCGGCCGCGCACCATGGCTGGATCAAGGCGATGTTCGCCGGCGTTTCCGGCGCCGACCTGCGCACGCTCTACGGCCTGCTCGCGACGCTCAAGGCATCGATCGCGGACGAAGCCATCGAGGATGCCGAAGCCGCCGGGGCCGGCGGGAGGGAGAGGGAATGA
- a CDS encoding DNA cytosine methyltransferase, giving the protein MLQSRDTVRVYRHGHMACGIGAGARGFNQANPRIGNVVARFECAGGIDVDPGAIRNFERMTGVKGTVMDLFDRDQYTAFHGHEPPPGWKEAVPADIRAVFGRLDVCFASYPCKGFSGLLSNAVSKTQKYQALNALTLRGMWLTLEAYRDDPIPILLFENVPRIMTRGRWLLDQIIALLRGYGYHVTEDTHDCGEIGWLAESRKRYLMIARHPDKVPPFIYQPTKHPLRGVGEVIGKLPLPGDPAGGPMHRVPALQWRTWVRLAFVKAGHDWRSLNDLAVEDGFLRDYGIVPETELRPNAYGVARWSDSAGVITSARAPGQGRFSVADPRAPWVREGSGFLGVNRWAGSSGVISTRALPTNGAYSVADPRPGYGDATHRHVLGVRGWGDSAGVVSCTPKPTTGPHCVADPRPGYKPGAHHNLLSVASYRGSARTISGASHVAGGAASVADPRQLSGNLTYQQYGVRPWREWAGTVTAQSLPGGGPHSVADPRIHGRPRFNNVYRVVPFNRDAPAVAGPGGPAGGLCVADPRAPQGRHVNGKYRVTGFTMSANAVIGASSTGMGAFVVADPRCTWGPDSHRNKLKVVSMTGQAPTVTGSDRVGSGAISVADPRPACLSRPGRDSYLTQGHYGVVSWTGAAGAIPAFAKNNNGPWSLADPRIDAPPNLPDPANDWSLPPLDERLVARIIALDETWHRPFTTLELAALQSLFDPEEIFVFNPALDAYVRRWERSWATRGFDLEASSDSTRREWIGNAVPSASAKAMAEVIGEALLLASMGETFTLSSREIWVRPLALALAVNPDQAAFQLDMGQAA; this is encoded by the coding sequence ATGCTTCAGTCCCGCGATACCGTGCGCGTCTACCGCCACGGCCACATGGCGTGCGGCATCGGTGCCGGCGCACGCGGCTTCAACCAGGCCAACCCTCGCATCGGCAACGTCGTCGCCCGTTTCGAATGCGCTGGCGGGATCGACGTCGACCCGGGCGCCATCCGCAATTTCGAGCGCATGACCGGCGTGAAGGGCACGGTCATGGACCTGTTCGACCGCGACCAATATACCGCCTTCCACGGGCACGAACCCCCGCCGGGCTGGAAAGAGGCGGTGCCGGCCGACATTCGCGCGGTGTTCGGACGCCTCGACGTCTGCTTTGCGTCCTATCCCTGTAAAGGCTTCAGCGGACTTCTTTCCAACGCCGTTTCGAAGACTCAGAAATATCAGGCGCTCAACGCGCTGACCCTCCGCGGCATGTGGCTGACCCTCGAAGCCTATCGCGACGATCCCATTCCCATCCTGCTGTTCGAGAACGTCCCGCGCATCATGACGCGCGGCCGCTGGCTCCTCGACCAGATCATCGCCCTGCTGCGCGGCTACGGCTATCACGTCACCGAGGACACGCACGACTGCGGCGAGATCGGCTGGCTCGCCGAATCCCGCAAGCGCTATCTCATGATCGCGCGCCACCCCGACAAGGTTCCACCCTTCATCTACCAGCCGACCAAGCATCCGCTGCGCGGAGTCGGCGAGGTCATCGGCAAGCTGCCGCTTCCCGGCGATCCCGCCGGCGGTCCGATGCATCGCGTCCCCGCGCTGCAATGGCGCACCTGGGTCCGGCTCGCCTTCGTCAAGGCCGGGCACGACTGGCGCAGCCTCAACGACCTCGCCGTCGAGGACGGCTTCCTTCGTGACTATGGCATCGTCCCCGAGACCGAACTCAGGCCCAACGCTTATGGTGTCGCCCGCTGGTCTGATTCCGCCGGCGTCATCACGTCCGCGCGCGCTCCGGGACAGGGGCGCTTCTCGGTCGCCGATCCCCGGGCGCCCTGGGTCCGCGAAGGCAGCGGCTTCCTTGGCGTCAATCGCTGGGCGGGCTCGAGCGGTGTCATCTCGACCCGCGCGCTTCCCACCAACGGCGCTTACAGCGTTGCCGATCCCCGACCGGGTTATGGCGACGCCACCCATCGTCACGTCCTGGGTGTCCGTGGCTGGGGCGACAGCGCCGGCGTCGTCTCCTGCACGCCCAAGCCAACCACGGGGCCGCACTGCGTCGCCGATCCGCGCCCCGGCTACAAGCCCGGCGCACATCACAACCTCCTTTCCGTCGCGTCCTATCGCGGCAGCGCCAGGACGATCAGCGGCGCCTCCCATGTCGCCGGCGGCGCCGCCAGCGTGGCCGACCCGCGCCAGCTCTCGGGCAATCTCACCTACCAGCAATATGGCGTCCGGCCATGGCGGGAATGGGCGGGAACCGTCACGGCGCAGTCGCTGCCCGGCGGCGGTCCCCATTCGGTCGCCGACCCGCGCATCCACGGTCGGCCGCGCTTTAACAATGTCTATCGCGTCGTACCGTTCAACCGCGATGCGCCCGCCGTCGCCGGCCCGGGTGGACCTGCCGGCGGCCTTTGCGTCGCCGACCCGCGCGCCCCCCAAGGCCGCCACGTCAACGGCAAATACCGCGTCACCGGGTTCACCATGTCGGCCAACGCCGTGATCGGCGCGAGCTCGACCGGCATGGGCGCGTTCGTCGTCGCCGACCCCCGTTGCACCTGGGGGCCGGACAGCCACCGCAACAAGCTCAAGGTCGTCTCCATGACGGGCCAGGCGCCCACCGTCACCGGTTCCGATCGCGTCGGAAGCGGTGCGATCTCGGTCGCCGATCCCCGTCCGGCTTGCCTGTCCCGCCCCGGGCGAGACAGCTACCTGACCCAGGGCCATTATGGCGTGGTCTCGTGGACCGGCGCAGCCGGTGCGATCCCCGCCTTTGCCAAAAACAATAACGGTCCCTGGTCGCTTGCCGATCCGCGGATCGACGCGCCACCGAATTTGCCCGACCCGGCGAATGACTGGAGCCTGCCACCTCTCGACGAGCGTCTCGTCGCCAGGATCATCGCGCTCGACGAAACCTGGCATCGCCCGTTCACGACCCTGGAGCTTGCCGCTCTACAGTCGCTCTTCGATCCCGAGGAGATATTCGTCTTCAATCCGGCGCTCGACGCCTATGTGCGTCGCTGGGAACGCAGCTGGGCGACGCGCGGCTTCGATCTCGAAGCCAGTTCCGATTCCACCCGCCGCGAATGGATCGGCAATGCGGTCCCGAGCGCATCCGCCAAGGCGATGGCCGAGGTGATCGGAGAAGCGCTGCTGCTCGCGAGCATGGGCGAGACATTCACGCTGTCGTCGCGTGAGATATGGGTCCGGCCGCTCGCGCTGGCGCTGGCCGTCAATCCCGATCAGGCGGCCTTTCAGCTCGATATGGGGCAGGCGGCATGA
- a CDS encoding type II toxin-antitoxin system Phd/YefM family antitoxin, translating into MAKALEIVSSGDVQKQFGRYSDEAMIRPVGVTKNGHLRFVMVPIDEYQRLRRRERVAGGVEDLTDDMLEAIRRVEPGAKSQDAEPRLGAA; encoded by the coding sequence ATGGCGAAGGCCCTTGAAATCGTCTCCTCGGGAGATGTCCAGAAGCAGTTCGGACGCTATTCCGACGAGGCGATGATCCGTCCCGTCGGCGTCACCAAAAATGGCCATCTCCGGTTCGTCATGGTGCCCATCGACGAGTATCAGCGCCTGCGTCGCCGGGAACGTGTCGCTGGCGGGGTCGAAGACCTGACCGACGACATGCTGGAAGCCATCCGCAGGGTCGAGCCTGGCGCGAAGTCGCAGGATGCAGAGCCACGTCTTGGAGCCGCCTGA
- a CDS encoding acyl-CoA thioesterase yields the protein MTFVSRQTVRFAHVDPAGIVFYPRYFEMLNAAVEDYFAEAVGVDFATMHLERHLGVPTVKLETEFAAPSRLGDALDFLIEVTRVGRSSADVAVEVRCGAETRLRIAVVLVCMDLKTGRPVAWPADMRPIPAAEAA from the coding sequence ATGACTTTCGTATCGCGCCAGACCGTCCGTTTCGCCCATGTCGATCCGGCCGGCATCGTTTTCTACCCGCGCTATTTCGAGATGCTCAACGCGGCGGTGGAGGATTATTTCGCCGAGGCCGTGGGCGTGGATTTCGCCACCATGCATCTGGAGCGGCACCTGGGCGTGCCGACCGTGAAGCTGGAAACCGAGTTCGCCGCGCCGAGCCGGCTGGGCGACGCGCTGGATTTCCTGATCGAGGTGACGCGCGTCGGCCGCAGCTCCGCCGACGTGGCGGTGGAGGTGCGCTGCGGCGCGGAGACGCGGCTGCGCATCGCCGTGGTGCTAGTGTGCATGGACCTGAAGACGGGCCGGCCCGTGGCGTGGCCGGCGGATATGCGGCCGATCCCGGCGGCGGAGGCGGCATAG
- a CDS encoding DUF5983 family protein, whose protein sequence is MSANARRDFAQLLAGARMALQNPDRRSEETRLRLVDQLAKAEGLIETHMVPWEIAVHVARIDHRHGSEFFAALTRQALMAQFGSYCRIWWSEIDDKRDPADLDDDAVASTYFDRHHGECLETDMISIPAPEALVTMPVRSDRYVTLSNHHIQPSTGDLLDEWARLPPEDRPLGVAETGYGWFVLTDPIHQDSVEEVPVELTAVLSFARDQGCRYLLLDRDGDEVNGLNHFDW, encoded by the coding sequence ATGTCGGCAAATGCAAGGCGCGATTTTGCGCAACTCCTCGCCGGCGCCCGTATGGCGCTTCAAAATCCCGACCGTCGCAGCGAAGAAACGCGCCTCCGCCTGGTCGACCAGTTGGCCAAGGCCGAAGGGCTGATCGAAACGCACATGGTCCCCTGGGAAATCGCCGTTCATGTCGCCCGGATCGACCATCGCCATGGCAGCGAATTCTTTGCCGCGCTCACTCGCCAGGCGTTGATGGCGCAGTTCGGCAGCTATTGCCGCATATGGTGGTCCGAGATCGATGACAAGCGCGACCCCGCCGACCTTGATGACGACGCTGTCGCCAGCACCTATTTCGACCGGCACCATGGCGAATGTCTCGAAACGGACATGATTTCCATCCCCGCGCCCGAGGCGCTCGTGACCATGCCGGTTCGCAGCGATCGCTACGTCACCCTGAGCAACCACCATATCCAGCCGTCGACCGGCGATCTCCTCGACGAGTGGGCGCGGCTACCGCCCGAGGACAGGCCGCTGGGCGTCGCCGAAACGGGCTACGGTTGGTTCGTTCTGACCGACCCGATCCACCAGGATTCGGTCGAAGAGGTTCCCGTGGAACTCACCGCTGTGCTGTCTTTCGCCCGCGATCAGGGTTGCCGATATCTGCTCCTCGACCGCGACGGCGATGAAGTGAACGGCCTCAATCATTTCGACTGGTAG
- a CDS encoding DUF5983 family protein: protein MNSIDRRDPAQVLARLRAALATPADTDAATAATLVEDIREAEQRFTRISEPSTEIHLGRVDHEGSTTIVAAHSRNTLLQKLVSCCDRRWPHDSETPPDLNERPEQRLGEFQQRLPALTIAIWTVRDSHDEALPDDRLETGRYCVLGTAHLCAATANQLDRWCSENSDGGPFVIARSIYGWFIPTREVASGLHEHIPEDLLAALRFGRERGFDHILFDCDAGTIADLPVYDW from the coding sequence ATGAATAGTATTGACAGGCGCGACCCCGCCCAGGTGCTCGCGCGCCTTCGGGCGGCGCTCGCAACTCCCGCGGATACGGATGCGGCAACCGCGGCAACGCTGGTCGAGGACATCCGAGAGGCCGAGCAACGTTTCACCCGTATTTCGGAACCTTCAACTGAAATTCATCTCGGGCGGGTCGACCATGAAGGAAGCACGACCATCGTCGCGGCTCATTCGCGAAACACGCTTTTGCAAAAGCTCGTATCCTGTTGCGATCGCCGCTGGCCTCATGACAGCGAAACGCCTCCCGATCTCAACGAGAGGCCCGAGCAGCGCCTGGGAGAATTCCAGCAACGGCTCCCGGCGCTCACCATCGCCATTTGGACAGTTCGCGACAGCCACGACGAAGCGCTACCTGACGACAGGCTCGAGACTGGCCGCTATTGCGTGCTTGGCACCGCGCACCTCTGCGCGGCGACAGCCAACCAGCTCGATCGATGGTGCAGCGAAAATTCGGATGGCGGTCCATTCGTCATCGCCCGCAGCATCTACGGATGGTTCATACCCACTCGCGAGGTCGCTTCGGGGCTTCACGAACACATCCCCGAAGATCTGCTGGCCGCCCTGCGCTTCGGTCGCGAACGCGGCTTCGATCATATCCTGTTCGATTGTGACGCCGGCACGATTGCCGATCTTCCCGTCTATGATTGGTAG
- a CDS encoding macro domain-containing protein, with protein sequence MKAALAKTKDRMVAEATSSSGEASPSAARWQAVRSRAMIEHIRGDMLEASAHILVNAVNCVGVMGAGVALAFKRHYPAMFLDYQRACRAGMVRPGRLHVWQSATGRLIVNLPTKRHWRDASRYEDVESGLDALHDFVRPLGPTTIALPALGCGHGGLDWARVSPIIHRKLGDLEAHTLAECPGGYGYLYITVRSRADTVFAFADDVAARVADTLFRRLGRSDDLRVGHGYTSTPYSRPPSRRSTGDVGASQTPPSIAP encoded by the coding sequence ATGAAAGCTGCGCTCGCCAAGACCAAGGACCGCATGGTGGCCGAGGCGACGTCTTCTTCCGGCGAAGCATCCCCGTCGGCCGCCCGCTGGCAAGCCGTCCGGAGCCGAGCCATGATCGAACATATCCGCGGAGATATGCTGGAGGCGTCCGCCCACATTCTCGTGAACGCCGTGAACTGCGTCGGGGTGATGGGGGCCGGTGTCGCGCTCGCGTTCAAGCGACACTATCCTGCGATGTTTCTGGACTATCAGCGCGCCTGTCGCGCCGGGATGGTGCGGCCCGGGCGTCTCCATGTCTGGCAGTCCGCGACAGGCAGGCTGATCGTCAACCTGCCGACCAAGCGGCATTGGCGGGATGCCTCGCGCTACGAGGATGTCGAATCCGGCCTCGACGCGCTCCATGATTTCGTCCGGCCGCTCGGTCCGACGACCATTGCCTTGCCGGCGCTGGGTTGTGGGCACGGAGGTCTCGACTGGGCCCGCGTATCGCCGATCATCCACCGAAAGCTCGGCGATCTCGAAGCCCATACCCTTGCTGAATGCCCCGGCGGCTATGGCTATCTCTACATCACCGTGCGTTCCCGCGCTGACACCGTCTTCGCGTTCGCGGACGATGTCGCCGCGCGTGTCGCCGACACCCTCTTCCGGCGGCTTGGCCGAAGCGACGATCTGCGCGTCGGTCATGGCTACACCAGTACCCCCTATTCGCGACCGCCATCCCGGCGCTCGACCGGCGACGTCGGGGCCAGCCAGACGCCTCCTTCGATTGCACCCTGA
- a CDS encoding sigma factor-like helix-turn-helix DNA-binding protein — protein MSDRDSMVLLLEALAFLNDHPNFSLRRDRRRTSYDLAARIDRYLARRAGPTHPAIPEARDRWASTSFLRIDPDEYLVEPAEFGYWVRGWILIGRTSLGEADPELRARYEAAVAALPDITRQAFIAHRVEGLEYGPIAERLGISAIDVQVRIAEALIAIAKAVEIP, from the coding sequence ATGTCAGATCGCGATAGCATGGTGCTTCTGCTTGAGGCACTCGCGTTCCTCAACGACCATCCCAATTTCAGCTTGCGGCGCGACAGGCGCCGCACCTCCTATGACCTTGCGGCACGTATCGATCGCTACCTCGCGCGCCGGGCCGGCCCTACGCACCCGGCCATTCCCGAAGCCCGTGATCGCTGGGCCTCCACCTCTTTCCTGCGGATCGACCCCGACGAATATCTGGTCGAGCCTGCCGAGTTTGGCTACTGGGTCCGAGGCTGGATCCTGATCGGCCGCACAAGCCTCGGCGAAGCCGATCCTGAGCTCCGCGCCAGATATGAAGCCGCCGTCGCGGCGTTGCCCGATATCACCCGCCAGGCCTTCATCGCCCATCGCGTCGAAGGGCTCGAATATGGCCCGATCGCCGAACGCCTCGGCATCAGCGCCATTGATGTCCAGGTCCGCATCGCCGAGGCGCTTATCGCCATCGCCAAGGCCGTCGAGATCCCATAA
- a CDS encoding thermonuclease family protein, which produces MLGVALASAEPSAKGRIAYVIDGDTFRMESGERIRIAGVDAAESQAGNAKCRRELTIGNDAKRRATALLEGRIVELARVGRSYNRTVANVRLEGRDVSAILVDAGVARWWPRGKPKPDWCGGTSSARHEADR; this is translated from the coding sequence ATGTTGGGAGTCGCGCTGGCGTCGGCGGAGCCCAGCGCGAAGGGCCGGATCGCTTATGTCATTGATGGCGATACATTCCGCATGGAGAGCGGAGAGCGCATTCGCATCGCCGGGGTCGATGCCGCGGAAAGCCAAGCGGGAAATGCCAAATGTCGGCGCGAACTGACGATCGGAAACGATGCGAAGAGGCGAGCGACAGCATTGCTGGAGGGGCGCATCGTCGAATTAGCGCGGGTCGGTCGCAGCTATAACCGCACGGTCGCGAACGTCCGGCTCGAGGGGCGCGACGTCTCGGCAATCCTCGTCGACGCCGGAGTGGCGCGTTGGTGGCCGCGTGGAAAGCCCAAGCCGGACTGGTGCGGCGGGACCTCTTCGGCACGTCATGAGGCCGACCGCTAG
- a CDS encoding deazapurine DNA modification protein DpdA family protein translates to MAIEIMVGLPHLREGPILRRAKGMQMPALISANALSRWTRRRGWPEWLGWNLQQLQHAPGLASLALDSAGFVALAHYGAYPWTVDDYMILAASYPFRWFASMDYCVEPEIARDRDEVLDRIARTIRVNLDCRTRARDLGIDRRLMPVIQGRRPEDYERCLEGLAHPLSPGTLIGIGSMCRRHVAGPDGLVAVFDHLDRVLPQGVLVHAFGVKGTALSYLKGLEHRIASIDSQAYGQAARRDAFRRGIAKTDALVADHMQRWARSQLTRSSGPARDHQRQLTLLIADRPPDDRWEWAIARARAEIRGLVEEGALDHDAMTAGWIEQWAADIYNSAPQPASSV, encoded by the coding sequence ATGGCTATCGAGATCATGGTCGGGCTGCCGCATCTTCGCGAAGGTCCCATCCTCCGGCGCGCCAAAGGCATGCAGATGCCGGCGCTCATCTCGGCAAATGCCCTCTCACGCTGGACCCGGCGCCGTGGCTGGCCGGAATGGCTCGGATGGAACCTTCAACAGCTCCAGCATGCACCCGGTCTCGCCAGCCTTGCGCTCGACTCCGCCGGCTTCGTCGCCTTGGCCCACTATGGCGCCTATCCGTGGACCGTTGACGACTATATGATCTTGGCCGCGAGCTACCCCTTTCGCTGGTTCGCAAGCATGGACTATTGCGTCGAACCCGAGATCGCCCGCGACCGCGACGAAGTGCTCGACCGCATCGCGCGCACCATCCGCGTCAATCTCGACTGCCGTACCCGCGCCCGCGACCTCGGTATCGATCGCCGCCTGATGCCGGTCATCCAGGGACGGCGTCCCGAAGACTATGAACGTTGTCTCGAAGGACTGGCGCATCCCCTTTCGCCGGGCACGCTGATCGGCATCGGATCGATGTGTCGCCGTCATGTGGCGGGCCCCGATGGTCTCGTGGCCGTCTTCGATCATCTCGACCGCGTCTTGCCTCAAGGCGTCCTGGTTCATGCCTTCGGCGTCAAGGGCACAGCGCTCTCCTATCTCAAGGGGCTGGAGCACCGGATAGCCTCGATCGACAGCCAGGCATATGGTCAAGCCGCGCGCCGCGACGCCTTCCGCCGCGGCATCGCGAAGACCGACGCCTTGGTGGCCGATCACATGCAGCGATGGGCGCGCAGCCAGCTCACCCGATCGTCCGGCCCTGCACGCGATCATCAGAGGCAACTGACTTTACTGATCGCCGACCGGCCTCCCGATGACCGCTGGGAATGGGCGATTGCCCGAGCCAGAGCCGAAATCCGCGGGCTGGTCGAGGAGGGAGCGCTGGATCATGACGCGATGACCGCGGGATGGATCGAGCAGTGGGCGGCGGACATCTATAATTCCGCCCCGCAGCCTGCGTCGAGCGTATAG
- a CDS encoding Mom family adenine methylcarbamoylation protein translates to MLTTRTQRWRDRRCRWIPDASEIDPTRLSVDVIDTRLQAAPFIKAHHYAASMPVARLSVGLFANGKGGRPELVGVCVFSHPVNDASVPKSAGLTNARTACDLGRLVITDATGGNAETYLVSRAFRLLRREKPEILSVISYADPVRRVDADGNVFMPGHIGGVYAVMGSQYTGRSSPRTDLVMPDGRPISSRAISKIRNAESGQRYAMDDLLRAGARAPRLGEDRASWLADLERTGFLRRLRHPGCHAYLFPLTKAARIAARKVPSLPYPILDRVATEGDVTALPLLHLAA, encoded by the coding sequence ATGCTCACCACCCGCACCCAACGGTGGCGCGACCGCCGTTGCCGCTGGATCCCCGATGCCAGCGAGATCGATCCCACGCGCCTTTCGGTCGACGTCATCGACACGCGCTTGCAAGCCGCGCCTTTCATCAAGGCCCACCACTATGCCGCTTCCATGCCCGTGGCGCGTCTCTCGGTGGGGTTGTTCGCCAACGGCAAGGGCGGCCGGCCGGAACTCGTTGGCGTCTGCGTCTTCTCGCATCCGGTGAACGACGCCAGCGTGCCGAAGAGCGCGGGACTCACCAACGCGCGCACGGCGTGCGACCTCGGCCGCCTCGTCATCACCGACGCGACCGGCGGCAACGCGGAGACCTATCTGGTCTCCAGGGCCTTTCGGCTCCTGCGGCGCGAAAAGCCCGAAATCCTCTCGGTCATCTCCTATGCGGATCCGGTGCGACGTGTCGATGCCGACGGCAACGTGTTCATGCCGGGCCATATCGGCGGCGTCTATGCCGTCATGGGAAGCCAATATACCGGCCGGTCGAGCCCGCGCACCGACCTGGTCATGCCCGACGGACGCCCCATTTCGTCGCGGGCGATTTCCAAGATCCGCAACGCGGAATCTGGACAGCGCTATGCGATGGACGATCTGCTTCGCGCCGGCGCGCGCGCACCTCGCCTTGGCGAAGATCGCGCCTCCTGGCTCGCCGACCTCGAACGCACCGGCTTCCTGCGCCGTCTCCGCCACCCCGGCTGTCACGCCTATCTATTTCCGCTTACGAAAGCCGCGCGCATCGCAGCTCGGAAGGTTCCCAGCCTTCCCTATCCGATCCTCGACCGCGTCGCGACCGAAGGCGATGTCACCGCGTTGCCGCTGCTCCATCTCGCTGCGTGA
- a CDS encoding pathogenicity island protein codes for MANRGIATAYARQSHEQNASKTFCAIDPAAPGRVLGFYTVMPSAIAYHNVPAPLTKGLAPHEVAGFRLATDVAVGGWGLGGQLLVAAALRCLRVAADADGMLLIIDAKNERAAQWYASYGAETLPNIPLTLVIPLASFVAELKAKGQL; via the coding sequence ATGGCTAATCGCGGGATAGCCACGGCCTATGCCCGCCAGAGCCATGAACAGAATGCGTCGAAGACCTTTTGCGCGATCGATCCGGCCGCACCCGGCCGCGTGCTGGGATTCTACACCGTCATGCCGTCGGCGATTGCATACCACAATGTGCCGGCACCGCTGACGAAAGGCTTGGCCCCGCACGAGGTTGCTGGTTTCCGGCTGGCGACCGATGTTGCGGTTGGCGGCTGGGGACTGGGCGGCCAGCTTCTCGTGGCCGCAGCCCTGCGATGCCTGCGGGTCGCGGCGGATGCTGATGGCATGCTGTTGATCATCGATGCGAAGAATGAGCGGGCAGCGCAATGGTATGCGAGCTACGGCGCCGAAACGCTGCCCAATATTCCGCTAACGCTGGTCATACCGCTTGCATCGTTCGTGGCCGAGCTCAAGGCAAAGGGACAGCTTTGA